Proteins from a genomic interval of Rhizoctonia solani chromosome 12, complete sequence:
- a CDS encoding alpha/beta hydrolase family protein, protein MWNQLTIASAALWGLTIPAVKATYTPSVHSRQSSNASTISWSACPDISNTQCAIFDVPMDYTNPENGKTVSIFMRKYAATAPEDQRLGSILVNPGGPGGSGTVTIAEQGEDVSTLVDGRYDIIGFDPRGVNLTGPPTACHDTEYKFLQSAYQIASQGAPFPHVGGAGEVAHVAKLSAIQSTHPKACTQNGNHDMLTNSGTVAVVKDMERIVQALGEDGLNYLGFSYGSILGATFAAMRPHLVKRMVLDGVSDAEAYYNNVLEWGRSSMQGTHKAIAGFVSTCIEAGPTECALAVGKDNKTETVEGLTKRIDALYTKLGKEPLVVGDSATGPGIIRGNDLQSMIFSLAYSPKYWKSQGQMLAALENGDGRDYYPVLNSQNVFNRSMQRSGSRETLYPILCGDSSPLNFTVEEYAGYFREMSQINSVAEQWALLVGGCRGWPFRATERYTGPWSIEKGLKKTRFPILLVGQDADPVTPLSSAVKMNKAFGNDSSTLLVQKGFGHPSISHPSLCTVKNVHDYFVNGIVPKNGTHCTPEPGYIYPTNSTRSKRSALSKRDAKLLEAVERLGLRHAKSGMIPGI, encoded by the exons ATGTGGAACCAGCTCACTATCGCAAGCGCTGCCCTATGGGGACTAACC ATACCCGCTGTCAAGGCGACCTATacgccttctgttcactcgCGACAGAGCTCTAACGCGAGCACTATCTCATGGTCTGCATGTCCTGATATCAGCAACACGCAGTGCGCGATCTTTGACGTTCCTATGGAC TACACGAATCCGGAGAACGGCAAGACGGTGTCGATATTCATGCGCAAGTATGCTGCCACGGCTCCGGAAGACCAGCGACTGGGATCGATTCTGGTTAATCCAGGC GGTCCTGGAGGATCAGGAACGGTCACCATTGCAGAGCAGGGAGAGGACGTGAGCACACTGGTTGATGGTAGATACGATATTATCGGCTTCGACCCCAG GGGTGTAAACTTGACTGGGCCGCCCACTGCCTGTCATGACACCGAGTACAAGTTTCTGCAGAGTGCATACCAAATAGCATC GCAAGGAGCACCATTCCCTCACGTCGGTGGTGCAGGCGAGGTCGCCCATGTCGCAAAGCTCTCCGCCATCCAGTCCACCCATCCAAAGGCCTGCACTCAGAATGGAAACCATGACATGCTTACTAACTCAGGAACCGTCGCCGTCGTGAAAGACATGGAGAGGATCGTCCAAGCCCTAGGCGAGGATGGGCTTAACTATCTTGGATTCTCGTATGGGTCTATTCTAGGTGCTACGTTCGCTGCCATGCGACCGCATCTCGTGAAGCGCATGGTGCTGGACGGCGTCTCGGATGCAGAGGCATACTACAACAATGTTCTCGAGTGGGGAAGGTCAAGTATGCAGGGCACTCACAAG GCGATCGCAGGCTTTGTGTCTACGTGCATCGAAGCCGGGCCAACAGAATGCGCACTAGCTGTAGGGAAAGACAACAAGACGGAGACTGTGGAAGGTCTGACGAAGCGAATCGACGCGCTGTACACGAAGCTGGGAAAGGAGCCGCTGGTTGTTGGGGACTCGGCGACGGGACCTGGGATCATACGAGGCAACGATCTACAATCTATGATATTCTCTTTGGCTTACTCTCCCAAGTACTGGAAATCGCAGGGCCAAA TGCTTGCCGCTCTAGAGAATGGGGATGGGCGTGACTACTATCCCGTGCTAAACAGCCAG AACGTGTTCAATCGCTCCATGCAAAGGTCAGGGTCCAGAGAGACATTGTACCCAATTTTGTGTGGCGATTCGTCGCCGCTGAATTTTACAGTTGAGGAGTATGCTGGATA TTTCCGCGAAATGAGCCAGATAAACTCAGTCGCCGAACAGTGGGCTCTCCTTGTTGGGGGGTGCCGCGGCTGGCCATTCCGTGCAACTGAGAGATATACTGGGCCGTGGTCTATCGAGAAGGGGCTTAAAAAGACTAG GTTTCCTATCTTGCTTGTCGGCCAAGACGCGGATCCAGTCACACCGCTCTCGTCAGCAGTAAAGATGAATAAGGCGTTTGGAAATGATTCCAGTACCCTACTAGTCCAGAAAGG CTTTGGACACCCATC CATTTCACACCCGTCTCTCTGCACGGTCAAAAACGTTCACGACTACTTTGTCAACGGCATTGTACCCAAGAACGGAACTCACTGCACGCCCGA GCCGGGGTATATCTACCCAACGAACAGCACACGGTCGAAGCGCTCAGCGCTGAGCAAGCGAGATGCCAAGCTGCTGGAAGCTGTGGAGAGGCTGGGGCTGAGACATGCTAAGTCTGGAATGATACCTGGTATCTGA
- a CDS encoding Copia-like polyprotein/retrotransposon gives MKTLGEPVSDLMMAQIMMNALPPTYAIVNTVIQTTNQASAVTPLMVKEVALKEEEHFQNIECKIVELELKKPQKKNKGPACLNCGKPSHLKQECWAAGGGAKGTGPRQKNELSEAVIKEVLHIPKLQANLMLVQELVNNRTEVAFGKDYGAVLVQIRDKVPRLVMLVKLIDSTN, from the exons ATGAAAACACTTGGGGAACCTGTCAGCGACCTAATGATGGCACAAATCATGATGAATGCGTTGCCACCCACCTATGCAATTGTTAACACCGTCATCCAAACCACAAACCAGGCAAGCGCTGTTACACCTCTGATGGTCAAGGAAGTCGCTCTAAAGGAGGAAGAACATT tccaaaacATTGAATGCAAAATTGTTGAGCTTGAACTCAAAAAACCGCAAAAGAAAAACAAAGGACCCGCATGTCTTAACTGCGGTAAACCCAGTCATTTGAAGCAAGAATGTTGGGCAGCGGGAGGCGGCGCCAAAGGAACGGGACCAAGGCAGAAGAAC GAACTGAGCGAAGCAGTAATAAAAGAAGTCCTACACATACCCAAGCTACAAGCAAACCTCATGTTGGTCCAAGAACTTGTAAACAACAGGACGGAGGTTGCATTTGGAAAGGACTATGGCGCGGTCCTTGTGCAAATAAGGGACAAGGTCCCAAGATTGGTTATGCTTGTCAAACTGATTGACTCTACAAACTAA
- a CDS encoding Retrotransposon-derived protein PEG10 gives MSVIDKPPKTFKEAMERPDFHLWLAAMIDKINSIAKHGVWKQANCPTDKNVVECQWVLTYKRGPNGKIVQYKAQLVAKGYSQRLGIDFNKVSSPVAASNSYQVLLSKVANQNLKLLQLNIKTAFLHGNLDKEIYMEQPEGFATTITTIMDLGEAQMFVRVKITRDQKAGTLKISQRQYIDNVLKRFGMEDCKPCITPMAELLSLPKYNSPSVDRTLYQQGVGSLMYGMISTWPDIAYATGLLAQHAANPGKEHWSALLQVLQYLQATKDLGIVYNSSKNSELIGFVDADYAGDPHTSWSTTGWTFILAGGAIAWSLRKQPTISLLSTEAKYVAAASAAQEILWIRSFLSKLVPTLSTITSRTPPRSSSRASTHAGQSYPTHPMATRSRPPSQARSPINQGELGSFIPPASPELGKVSLKRVIRLLWGLQSQVDRIERTLLEQAKVSQEVQTNVKNILQTVDVVKDGLAQLQSALGPHTPEEQKPPAVKETPRAAPKAEPVGKAQPFLGAPAPIISTGAPRRDPLSLFNPYPSSSFPSGPAPAPQGPPPVPIITLAQPPAPSTVKVDHPDAFKGKIGLEAKQWLTRMLAWVCLNQRQFPLDLEVLSFLLMNMTEAGGAWAHPHLDQLGSHRALIQTVDEFKIEFLAAFGNPDATRAAERKITSLTQTGTCAKYITKFRTLQMELDWNDAALCGQFARGLHWEVQRQIATRERQPRTLRELQDAALIINNALWEERASHLQQGNKPSKTTTTPNRGTSTGQQATKTGPLSSNPNYVSEEERNRRRTEGLCVKCGRAGHKFAECWTGWKATPKEDKGKAKEIAKIGKDSEYQLGKE, from the exons ATGTCAGTAATTGACAAACCACCCAAGACGTTCAAAGAAGCAATGGAAAGGCCAGATTTTCACCTCTGGTTAGCTGCAATGATTGACAAAATCAACTCAATTGCCAAACACGGAGTCTGGAAACAAGCAAATTGTCCAACAGATAAGAATGTCGTGGAATGTCAATGGGTTCTCACATATAAACGTGGACCCAATGGCAAAATTGTTCAATACAAAGCCCAACTGGTTGCAAAAGGATATTCTCAGCGCCTGGGCATTGATTTCAACAAAGTTTCCTCACCTGTAGCTGCGTCCAACTCATATCAAGTGCTCCTAAGCAAAGTTGCTAACCAAAACCTCAAGCTCCTTCAACTCAACATCAAGACTGCATTCTTACACGGCAATTTAGACAAGGAGATATATATGGAGCAGCCTGAGGGTTTTGCAACAACAATAACAACAATAA TGGATCTAGGGGAGGCACAAATGTTTGTCAGAGTCAAGATAACAAGGGATCAAAAGGCGGGAACGCTAAAAATTTCCCAACGTCAATACATTGACAACGTTCTTAAACGTTTTGGGATGGAAGACTGCAAACCATGCATTACCCCAATGGCAGAATTGTTAAGCCTTCCAAAATACAACTCACCAAGCGTGGACCGCACTCTCTACCAACAAGGTGTTGGCTCACTTATGTACGGAATGATCTCAACTTGGCCTGACATTGCATACGCAACAGGACTGCTTGCTCAACATGCCGCAAATCCTGGGAAGGAGCATTGGTCAGCATTGCTACAAGTTCTACAGTACTTACAAGCCACAAAAGATCTTGGAATTGTGTACAACAGCTCTAAGAATTCAGAGCTCATTGGGTTTGTTGATGCAGATTATGCTGGAGATCCGCATACAAGTTGGTCCACAACTGGTTGGACATTCATTCTGGCAGGAGGTGCTATTGCATGGTCATTGAGAAAACAGCCGACAATATCTTTATTGAGTACTGAGGCCAAATACGTTGCGGCCGCAAGCGCGGCACAAGAAATTCTTTGGATTCGAAGTTTCCTATCCAAATTAG TCCCCACACTctccaccattacctcccgcactcccccACGTTCTTCCTCCCGGGCATCCACCCACGCTGGCCAGTCTTACCCCACACAccccatggcaacccgctcccggccgcCCTCTCAAGCCCGCTCCCCTATCAATCAGGGAGAGCTGGGATCCTTCattccgccagcctcccctgagctcggCAAAGTCTCACTCAagcgggtcatccgcctTCTCTGGgggctccaatcccaagtcgACCGCATTGAGCggaccctcttggaacaagCCAAAGTTAGTCAAGAGGTTCAAACCAATGTCAAGAATATCTTGCAAACagtcgatgttgtcaaggatgggcttgctcAGCTCCAATCAGCCCTGGGTCCCCataccccagaagaacaaaaaccccctgcggtcaaggaaactcccagggctGCGCCCAAAGCCGAGCCTgttggcaaggctcaaccattccttggggccccagcccccatcatctccacaggggccccTAGGCGCGACCCCCTCTCCCTATTCAATCCATacccttcctcctccttcccttcgggaccggctccagccccccaaggacctccaccagtGCCTATCATTACCCTGGCGCAGCCTCCAGCTCCCTCCACTGTAAAAGTGGACCatccagatgccttcaaaggcaagattggcttggaggccaaacaatggttAACACGCATGTTAGCCTGGGTATGCCTGAATCAAAGGCAATTCCCCTTGGACCTGGAGGTCCTAAGTTTCCTCCTCATGAACATGACGGAGGCCGGCGGAGCTTGGGCTCACCCCCAtttggaccaactagggtcccaccgCGCACTCATCCAAACCGTGGATGAATTCAAGATTGAGTTCCTGGCCGCTtttggcaacccagatgcAACCAGAGCAGCGGAGCGGAAGATTACTTCCCTCACCCAGACCGGCACTTGTGCCAAATACATTACCAAGTTCcgcacgctgcaaatggaGCTTGATTGGAATGACGCCGCGCTTTGCGGCCAGTTTGCGCGTGGacttcactgggaggtccaaagACAAATTGCCACAAGGGAGAGACAACCCAGAACCCTGAGGGAGCTACAGGACGCTGCCCTCATTATCAACAACGCCCTCTGGgaggagcgtgctagccacctGCAACAGGGGAATAAGCCTAGCAAGACCACCACAACCCCCAACCgggggacaagtactggccaacaggccaccaaaaccggtcccctctcctccaatcccaactacgtctcggaggaagaacgcaaccgccGCCGCACAGAAGGTCTTTGCGTGAAATGCGGAAGGGCTGGACACAAGTTTGCCGAGTGTTGGACCggatggaaggctaccccaaaggaggataaggggaaggccaaAGAAATCGCCAAGATCggcaaagactctgagtaccaattgggaaaagagtaa
- a CDS encoding Retrovirus-related Pol polyprotein from transposon TNT 1-94: protein MSTSENKNTKIYKLPKLKDDGSNYNAWKFRQTTVLKLCGLFGVANGTNNLPNSPTEAELKDNAKVSNYKESIAKWTKQDEDAFVQITLNMEDGAMADVMDTTTAKQAWTRIVKRWEGKGVQSLSFLYQQLTLTKFWKMTTLLLV from the coding sequence ATGTCAACAAGTGAGAATAAGAACACGAAAATCTACAAACTCCCAAAGTTGAAGGACGATGGGTCCAACTACAACGCGTGGAAGTTTCGTCAAACGACAGTTTTGAAACTGTGTGGATTATTTGGCGTAGCAAACGGAACCAATAACTTGCCCAACTCACCCACCGAAGCTGAACTAAAAGACAACGCAAAAGTCTCAAACTATAAAGAGTCAATTGCTAAGTGGACAAAACAGGATGAGGACGCGTTTGTGCAAATCACGCTGAACATGGAAGATGGAGCTATGGCGGACGTAATGGACACGACTACGGCTAAGCAAGCATGGACTCGAATAGTCAAACGCTGGGAAGGAAAAGGCGTCCAATCGCTATCTTTCTTATATCAGCAGCTTACCTTGACAAAATTTTGGAAGATGACAACATTGCTACTGGTTTAA